The Mauremys mutica isolate MM-2020 ecotype Southern chromosome 20, ASM2049712v1, whole genome shotgun sequence genome contains the following window.
CCGGGGGTACCGAGAGCGCACTCATGTggccacacacacccacagacaGCCCTAGGCCGGGGGTACCGAGAGCGCACTCATGTGGCCACACACACCCGCAGACAGCCCTAGCCCAGGGGTACCGACAGCGCACTCATGTGGCCACACCCACCCACAGACAGCCCTAGCCCGGGGGTACCGAGAGCGCACTCATGTGGCCACGGACAGCCCTAGCCCGGGGGTACCGAGAGCGCACTCATGTGGCCACGGACAGCCCTAGGCCGGGGGTACCGAGAGCGCACTCATGTGGCCACGGACAGCCCTAGGCCGGGGGTACCGAGAGCGCACTCATGTGGCCACACACACCCGCAGACAGCCCTAGGCCGGGGGTACCGAGAGTGCACTCATGTGGCCACACACACCCGCAGACAGCCCTAGCCCGGGGGTACCGACAGCGCACTCATGTGGCCACACCCACCCACAGACAGCCCTAGCCCGGGGGTACCGAGAGCGCACTCATGTGGCCACGGACAGCCCTAGGCCGGGGGTACCGAGAGCGCACTCATGTGGCCACGGACAGCCCTAGGCCGGGGGTACCGAGAGCGCACTCATGTGGCCACACACACCCGCAGACAGCCCTAGCCCGGGGGTACCGAGAGCGCACTCATGTGGCCGCAGACAGCCCTAGGCCGGGGGTACCGAGAGCGCACTCATGTGGCCGCAGACAGCCCTAGGCCGGGGGTACCGAGAGCGCACTCATGTGGCCACGGACAGCCCTAGGCCGGGGGTACCGAGAGCGCACTCATGTGGCCGCAGACAGCCCTAGGCCGGGGGTACCGAGAGCGCACTCATGTGGCCACGGACAGCCCTAGGCCGGGGGTACCGAGAGCGCACTCATGTGGCCACACACACCCGCAGACAGCCCTAGGCCGGGGGTACCGAGAGCGCACTCATGTggccacacacacccacagacaGCCCTAGGCCGGGGGTACCGAGAGCGCACTCATGTGGCCACGGACAGCCCTAGGCCGGGGGTACCGAGAGCGCACTCATGTGGCCACGGACAGCCCTAGGCCGGGGGTACCGAGAGCGCACTCATGTGGCCATGGACAGCCCTAGCCCGGGGGTACCGAGAGCGCACTCATGTGGCCACACACACCCGCAGACAGCCCTAGCCCGGGGGTACCGAGAGCGCACTCATGTGGCCACACACACCCGCAGACAGCCCTAGCCCGGGGGTACCGACAGCGCACTCATGTGGCCACACACACCCGCAGACAGCCGTTTGTGGGGACctgggagccaagactcctgggCTCTGCTGCGGGCAAACACCAGCCCGTCGTATCCGTTTCCCTCCCTGTGCAGGGGGACTTGGGGCCCAGTCAGGTTTGAACGTCGCATGCAAAGCCTTTGTATCGCCCCAAAAGCTGCCGGGAATGGAACCAGGCTCTTGAATGTCTTGGGAAGGCGCTAGGGCTCCCACCTTAACACCAAGGGTGCTGGGCTCCTCTGGAAACCAAGCCCCTTTTAACAGGGTTGCTGGTCCCTCTTGGAACCGTAGGTCGCAGTATCCCACGCTGACTCATTGCGTCCCGCACAACGGCATCGGGATGTGCCAACCTGCCTGGGCACAAACACTGTTCCTGTTTGGACGTGGCTGTATCCCCCACGTCTGACGGGGCGGGAGCCCCCAGCTCCTTGCAGAACACGGGACTGGCTCTTGTTTGCAGCCGCCATGGGAGCCGACTCTTTGATCTCTGGATAAGCAGCCACTGTGCACAGCAGCAGGGTTTCAGCAATAGGGGGTGAATGTTAATGTCCCAACTTGAAATGATTAACCTGCTCCTGTGCGCCTAGAGAGGCAGCAGGCTCCAAGGTCCTAGATTCAGAGCCCTTGGGCAGTCACTGTCAATCTCCTTAGCCTGACAGCTCGCCAGGGCAGCGCCTCTCTTGCCCTACGCAGTGGGCTGAGTGCTACCGTACCACTGTCTCCTTGCCTCTCCACAGCGGCGTTTCTCACACAGTCCGTCTGCCTGGATGACACAACGGTCAAGTTTGAGATCTGGGACACGGCTGGCCAGGAGCGATATCACAGTCTGGCCCCCATGTATTACCGGGGGGCACAAGCTGCCATTGTGGTCTATGACATCACCAACCAGGTACACTGGGAGTTCTCCAGCACCGACAGCTAAGGGAGGGAAGGGGACGGGGGGTGAAATTGTCCCACTCTAGGCGGGAGGATGGTCTCGGGGGAAGGCCAGGAgctgggaaacctgggttctgtcTAGCTTGGCCGCTCAGCACCCGGAACCTGGCCGGTCACTGACTTGACGCCGTCCTCTCCCGCCTTCCCCTCCAGGAAACGTTTGCCCGAGCGAAGACATGGGTGAAAGAGCTGCAGCGGCAAGCCAGCCCCAACATTGTCATAGCCCTCGCAGGCAACAAGGCCGACCTCGCCAACAAGCGCATGGTAGAATATGAAGTGAGTAGCTGGGGTTTGTGGACTTGGCTAAGGCGTCCCAGCCCCCCGTCACCACCTGAATTCTGCCCCTGGCCTTTGAAAGCCTCTTGGCATCTAGCTGCAGCAGCACGGGAGTCCCTCTGCTCTGGCCGGGGGTCGGCCAGCAAGCAGCTCGTGGGTCCGTTGGACATGTGCTCTGTCAAGTACTCCCAGAATCCGAGTGTGGGGGCTGCACGGGGAAGGGGGAGCAGCCCCCTGGAATCTAATCCGCCCAGGAGCAGGGGTGTCCTGGCCATGTTGGCAGCCCCTCTGAGTGGCACAGGGGCGTTCGAGGTGGATCGCTGCTCCCGTCGGGCACCTAGCTAGGCCTGTTGGCACAGCCAAGCCCCTGCAGCAGCCTCTCGAAGCCTCCCAGAGAGCAGAGTTTGCTgcttcctgcctccagcccagctggggttAAGGGTCCGTCTCTGGAGCCGCTGGCTCGGCTGCATAGCAGAGGACCTCGGCCTTTTGTGTAGAGGTGGGACTGTCAGTGCCTGTAAAAGGGCCTCCTTGGTGGGTCTGGCTGccactcccccttcccacaccctcaACGGTGGAACTTGCATCTCTGTTACAGGAGGCACAAGCTTATGCAGATGACAACAGCCTATTGTTCATGGAGACGTCGGCCAAGACCGCGATGAATGTTAACGATCTCTTCCTGGCGATAGGTAAGGTGTGGGTGCCGCACGCACCAGGCTCCTGTCTTGGGAGCTCTGCCCCGGGGCTGCGGGAGGCAGTTCCCCCCGGCGCTCTGATTCCTCCAGTCCGTGTGGAGGGCTGGagctccccttcctgccctgctccagtaCCACAGGACTGGACGTGCCCGTGGTTCCTGAAGGCATTTCGAGGGGGAGGAGCTGTACTGCTGCATGTTCAGTAGGGAAGCAAGCAGTGATCTGCCATCGGCTCTGGCGCTGGGCTCagtgtgcaggctccatgctgaAGCTGCATTAGCGCTGGCCGGCTCGGAGGGGACCCGTGCCTACGCTCTCCACTGGGGAAGTGCCAGGCTAGTCTTTGCGGTTACAGGTTAGGCTGCTGGGTGTTTGTGCCCTCAGACCTCCCACGTCCCTGAAACCTTGGCTCCTTCTCGCATCTCCAGGGCTGCTGCGTTTCTGATTGTCTTAGCACCTCAGGCTTTAGTGCCTTCAAATCCATGCGTGCAAACAAAAggcctgggagctgctgcttgcACAGAATCTGCATCACCTGGGATGTTCCCAACTCTCCGCATCCATGGGAAGGCCGTTCTGGCCTGGCTGGTGCCCGTAACGATTGGTCGTGCAGCAGGACCCGCACAGGAGCGACTCCAGCCAGCTCTCCGGGCGCTGGCTGGCTCTCCAGGGCCACAGCAGGACAGGAGCCGGGTTCCCCAGAGAGCAGAGTGGTGGTGGGGACAGCAGGGAGGTGGCTCTGAAATCCACATTTGAGTCTCAGAAATGGGCCGTCTGAGAACCGGCCTGGGCGGAAGGTGGCTGGTGCCAGtgtcccagggggcagggaggggagctgctcctctccgtcggcctcgctcactctccccctctcccccctccagccaAGAAGCTGCCAAAGAGCGAGCCGCAGAGCACGGGTGGCGTGGCGGGACGGAGCCGAGGGGTGGACCTCCACGAGCAGACCCAGCAGAACAAGAGCCAGTGTTGTAGCAACTGAAGGGTGGCGGTCGAGAGCGAGGCCGGCGCGAGACGACGAGCTAAGAGAGACCCTCCATTCCCACCCCCGTCCGCCACACTTCACCTCCCCTAACACCGGCTGAACCGAAGCCCTCCCGGCGCCTCTAACTGCACTTTTTAATGCTTCAGAACCACCGCCAGACATCTGTTCCCACCAGGCCAGTGACAGTGGAACCAGATCGACCAGGGACTTAACTTCCAAAACACAAACTCTTCACTTTGTATTATAGGTGCAAATCGCTACCTAATTCTGATTGATTCCCCGTCTCCTTCTCCAGCtaactcctccctcccacccgcccCCTCTTTGCTTTGGTGAATCTGTGTTCTCGGTCCCGTCCCACCCGTCCTCTTCTACCGTCCCCCCCCTTATttagtgctggggggaggggcccaaAGGAGGTGGAAACGTAATCCTTGTGGGTTTACTTTATGAAGAATAAGTTGAACGGGGACCTACAGAAAACACTGTTTTCTGAGGGTGTCTTTTGTGGGTTCACTCTTTAATTTTTCTcctgttctctccccccccccgcccctcatcTATTTcaatgtttggggtgggggggggaagctgcagtGTCCTTAACTTCGTCCTGGGTGGCCTTTCTGGCAGGGGCTCGGCAGTGATGGGGAACGGGGGGGAGTGCGGGGTTGGAATCCTGTGCTCCAGCGGGAGGGCTGATTCTGGCTAGTGCTGATCGCTACGAAGCAAACACAGACAATGACTCTTCAGTGGCTAAGTCTCAGTAGCAGGAATAGAATCGTGAAATACGTTGCTATGAATAGCCAGTGCGAGCAGTGGCCAGCCCCCCTAATCCCATTGATGGTGGTAACGCCAGGCCAATGCACCCAGCATCGTGTGCTGGGGGGATTCCACGGCTGTGTGGCAGATGGTCTCGTTCATACTGACTTGGGTGGGTGTAAAACTCCAAAGTTCCTGCTGGGATTCGTCTCCCGAGAGCTCCTGGCCTCTCGGGGGAGGGCTAAGCCGAGAGCTCCATCAGCAGCCGCGTCAACTCTCTGGTTtgcactttcatctccagtcggTCCCGTTGAGCTCAGCTCGCCTTGAGCCGCATTCGGTTTTTAAGCTATCTGGAGGGGGTCACCGCTCTGAGCTCTGCTAAGGGAACCCACCAAAGGTTTTATCCTCCGGGCTCCAGTCCGCTCCTCTGTCGTGTGCGCTGCAGAGCCCCGGCTGTGTGCCGGGAAACGGGGCTCGCGTTGTCTGTTACCCTGCAGGCCAAGTGGCTAGCCAGGCTCACTTCAGAATGGGGGTGTCCCCctgtcggggggggggcgcactGAGCAGCAAACCTAGGGAGCTCCAGGCGGGACGTGGGGCTGGGAGTCTGTTAGAGACGAGGTGAAGGAGAGTGGGAGGCCATGCAAAGGCAGAGGACCTGCCTTCCTtcctggcctgggggaggcagctgtcctgtgtgctgccccttccccatgccCCGTCTAGCAGGGGCTGGaacctgggggaggtggggaggagtcTGGGACACTGGCAAGGGCTCGGCTCCCCCCATGGAAGAGGAACACACGGGGTACCTTGAGGTCCCTGTCGGCTTCACCTGCAGGTTCTCCTTGCATCAAATCACAGGCCAGTCTGCGTCCTCTCCGGACGCTGTGGGGGTGTCACTGCTCACGGGGGGCGTCTTCTGCTTCTCAGCCCCACGCCTGCCCCAGCTGGCTCTGCTGGGGGGTCAGACAGGCACCCAGCCTGCCTGTGCACCGCCCCTGCCTATGTAGTGTCTCAAACTCAGCTCCACGGCTGCGGGCCTGTGAAATCCGAGCGCTCGCGTgcgaagcagcagcagccgtttTTACGTTGGCTGTCACCAGCGCTTGGTCCTGTGCGGCTGTCTGGGAAGCCCCCGGTGTAGTCCGGGAATCGCTGATCCTCGGAGCAGCACCCGCTGGAGCTGCTCGGAGCAGGAACCGGTTTCTTTCACAGGTTGCCTGTTCGGCTGGTCTCCCCTGCGGCTTAATGGGCCGTAGCAGGTTCCAGATGGGTCCTGgggccctgcccagctgcagggGGAAACCAGGGCCCGGAGTCTCTTGCTTCTGGTTCTGAGTCGCCCTTGGGTGTGTTGCCACCTGCCGAGGATCCTGGCTGCACCATTACCTCTGGTGCCAGCTGCTGGCTTTTCTTAGGTGCCGCGGAGGCtgccagggccccaggctgcactTTGCCTCTTGTGAGCCGGGGCGAAGGGAATCTCGCACGTCCCCCTGCACCTGGTCTCTGCATCAGCCGCCTGCGGCGCTGTCAGTCGTGGTTTGAAACTCAGGgcccctctgtgctgctgctgctctgactgcCCCGGGCGGAGGGGAGCTCCTGGGCgtgtgttggggtgggagggtggcttTGAAGTGGGATCTCTCCACGGGGGAGCTGTggtgcccttccccagcactagcCAAACTGCAGCCCCAACATCTTCCAGGAAGCAGCTCCTATTGTCTGGGTCAACCAGAGACAACTAGGCAGGGGAAGCACCAGGCCAgcccggggggatggggggtggaatTGCTCGGGAAGTGGCCGGGACACCCCGAGCCTGGGTCCAGAGTCCTCTGCTCTCCCCCGTGTCCACACCCCTCTTGCAGGAGTGGGGGTGGTTTTCTGGCTAAATCCCTGGACCAAATTGGGACACTGCAGCTGTTGAAAGCCCACCCCTGCCTCCCCAATCCCGCTTGCCTTTTTTTCTGATGAATTTGTTTTGCTTTGAGAGAGCTCCTACATCGCATTTAAAATAACAATCATGGTAACAGAACTCAGCTGCTGATTTACCAATGTATTTaatgtaagtaaaaaaaaaaaaaaatcagtgtattAAATGAAGCTGCTGTTTGGTTGTGTCTGCAGGTAGctggtgtgggggcggggggaagctggAGGGTCGGCTTCTCCGAACACCCGCTCGCACCACCGGCTCTGGCTCCTGTTCTCTGGGTGGGGGCCGGGCTGTAGACTTGTGAGAATCTGCTGCCTCTCAGCCCCTGGCCACGGACCCCAGGGCCGGAAGTGGGGGAACAGCTGCCATTTTAACTTGCCCGTCCTGGGCCTCCCCATCTGTGCTCGTGGCCGGTCAGTGAGCCAAAGGTAGCTCCCCTGCCTGTgagcccagctcccccagccgCGGGGGCACTGACCCCATGGCTGCTgcagagctgcccccggccctctCAGGCTGGGGGTGCCTGGAGCACAGGTCAGGCTTGTCCTTTGCCCGGCTGGGCAGCCTGTAAGCTGAAGCTCATGGCTGGCGGGGCCTGGCCTGGCACCGGCTTAGGGGCGGTCACTGGATGTGTCGAGGTGCCTGTTGGATGGGGGtgagcaccccctgctcccccacaggCCCGGTCTGAGCCCTGCACCTGCTTTGAGGTGGATTCCTGGGCTGGGGCCTGCTCCCATCATGCCCAGCGAGCCCAGGTGCGCTGCCCCTTGGGGGTGATAGACCAGGGGGTTCAGCCAGGCCACCTGATGCCCccgctgagggggtgggggggcgactGGCAGGAAACTGGCTCTAGCCTGCGGCCAGGCCGGGCTTCTCGGGCCCTGAGAGATGTGAGGTTAACGCCTGAGGGGCCGGGCCTGGGTCTGTCTGATGGGCACCAGCTCTTCAGGCTGGAGGTGGTCAAGCAGCCTCTTTCCTAGGCTCTAGCCACCTCTGCGCCGAACTCCCCTTCCCTGGGGGTGACCAGCCGGTCCCTGGTGATAAATGGAGCTGGTGGctgcctctctgcccccgcctGATAAGAGCTGGGCTCATGTCACCGCCCCCAGGCGCAGAGTTAAATCAACAAGTCCCAGGAGGGGTCAGCTTGGGTcctgggggaggcgagggagCTTGTGACTTCTCTGCGGCCGGGGTGAGTCCAGGTGGGAAGCGGGGAGGCGAGTCCTGTGCGGCcacaggcctgaggctgggcgTGATGGGTACCTGCCTGGCAGCCTTAGCACTGGGCTGAGGAGCTCATCCTCGGGTGGGGGCTGAGATTTACGGTGGGgcaagcccctggcccctccaggCTGTGCCTGCCCAAGGGCAGCCAGTGCCGGCAGAGCCCCTCTGCCCTGTTCTCACGG
Protein-coding sequences here:
- the RAB5B gene encoding ras-related protein Rab-5B; translation: MTSRGAARPNGQSQASKICQFKLVLLGESAVGKSSLVLRFVKGQFHEYQESTIGAAFLTQSVCLDDTTVKFEIWDTAGQERYHSLAPMYYRGAQAAIVVYDITNQETFARAKTWVKELQRQASPNIVIALAGNKADLANKRMVEYEEAQAYADDNSLLFMETSAKTAMNVNDLFLAIAKKLPKSEPQSTGGVAGRSRGVDLHEQTQQNKSQCCSN